ACCTTAATTTACTTTATCAGGTAATAATGAAGTTTGAAACAACCATTATTCAACTCCTTTTATCAAATGAAACCCGTGGACATCAATATCAATTAATTTGGTAGTTGAAATATGCAAAAATaatgactttctctctctatatcaTAACCTGGCAAAAATTTATCTCTCCTTCCAAAGTTAAggacttaaaaaataacaaaaatgaagttATGTGCTAAAATTGAATATAGAAAAACATAAAggactaaaaaaatactaattttataaattgaaggattaaagtgtatttttaacGCCAACTTTATAAACACCATCCATTTTCATCACCTTTTCTAAATTGGTCTCCTTCGGTCCTAGCCAATACATTTAAAGCAATTGGGTGTTAATTTCAtgacaaaaaaacacaatagaaaaagagagagttaAGGAACCAaagtgaataataataaaaaacactgcTCCTGTTCATAATGCTATGTAAGTGTTTGAATAGTGATTAACATCGCTCAAAACACTCTTCCGTTTTAgttgtttatataatataatacacaGGGGTAGAAGTGAGGGGGGAGGGAGGCAAGCAAGGGCCAGGCCCTTCTCaagatgttttaatttttaaagaggaTGTGTCATATTGGTGGATCTtattacaataattaattatgactTTACTTTTATTTCCTAATTTACTCTTGACCTCcatggaaagaaaataatataaatgcattactttgtgaaataaaaaacagagcCACCAATTTACCCTAATATAAATCCTGCAGGCTGCAGCCGATCAAACagagaaacaaaaacataaatcgcgatcaattttttttacaaaaagattGAAACAGAGTCaccaattcatttatttttcatcaaacaaaacaaggtaatttaagtttaaaatatatttttgttttgtttttagatgtttgttaataatttgatgaggttcttttataattcttttatttttgctccttttttttttcctcagatCTGCTAGTTCtaccaattgttttttgaattcttattatagtgatttttttttctaattaattagatatattttattggtttgttttgattatgcttggatcttttttttatatgttttgtttttagcaaagccactaaaattatcaattttttcttacgaTATacgttttgattttaggttgaacgaTGAACAAACTAAGAAGAATtggttctttattattttttgctttatttcaaagtttatcaacataaataatgcttcactttagctaatgtttcttatatactttgtatgttttatatttgataatataaagaCCAACATCATTAAAGTGATGGATacattatgaagatgaaattaacttcattgATTTGACTCAATTTGATATTGCTCTAAACATTTTACCTTATACAAAATCATTATATGTTTGTAGGaagttatttaaataaaactaaattatgcaggttttgttttacaactcatgtataataaatcaaaacaaatattatatcttgttatattaattttaacccTTCTTAATAAATAATCCTAGCTTTGCCCAGtatatacaaaatatttatgtttcatTACgatataaaccaaaataaaagttttcaatttatatgctAGATTTTAGCTCTTAAATGTTTAACACTACACTTGgattttcaaataaaagtttCAGAGGAAATGCAAAATGCtggaaattaacaattaaaaggTATAAGATTTTCAAATGCTTGTATTATTAAGAAacatcttaagaaaaaaaaaagaaaaaaaaagaaaaacttgaagGCCAACCAACCAAGTTGTGGATTTGAACGTATTTTATATTCAACACGTGCATGTGAAAATGTGGTCATTCAATTCACCCCTACACTCTCTCCTTATATATCTCTCTTGCCTTCCCCTGCTTTGCCTCTCTCACTTTTAGCTGCTGATATCTTCTTTTCTCTACGATTTTTCTGTTTGGTTTCTCGTGATCAGAAATCCAGCACCAACCCACTAAAGGGCTGtcaccatattttctgaaaactGATTTGCAAACGTAAGATACTGcaagtttttatctttattttcccTCTGACCAATCTTCCGACAGCGCCCCAATTATTCATGGcctgtcgtttttttttttttttgttgcatctGTCACTTGTTAGATCTTATATCGTTAGATTTAATTCATAAAAGTTAGATCCTTGAAACTTTGCAACAATttggaattataaattttgtgtCGGTTGCTCGCTATGTCTTTGACTGAACGaggtgttttctttttatttttttgcgatggaaaatgaagaaagaactTGGGATTTTGTGCTTCTTCGAGATTGAGAATTGGTTCACTTGTTAAACATTTGTAAATGTTTTGGCTCAATGCTTTGAATGGATGATTTATTATGGATCATATATATACTTGCATTGCCAAATGACTGCTTGTTTTTGCTTGTTAAATTAGATGCAATGCGGAGAATACTTGTTATCTTCCGATTGCTCTTGAACTTTTGGATGATTGTTATAAATTCTTGGTACAAATACTACACTTTGTGTTAATTTCACACTATAATTAAACAATGTTAGTGTTTAAGAACACATAAAACAAACTCTTGCACTGAATACTCGGTTCTTTCTAAAGTCTTTAGACTGAATAAAAGATCAATTGAACTAATCATAGTGTCATAAAGGGCACTCTAGAAGAACAGCGGAGTGACTTAAGCCTTAGACAAAGACTTATCCGACATTTGTTCATTTAGTGCATGGTGTTGAGGGTTTTTCTTActtctgttcttttctttcttgcatTTCCAGTTTGTGGCTGGATTAAACAATTTGGTTTTGATTCTGTGGCAATAGTTAATTGTATCTAGAAATGTCATTGTGACATCCCAGGCAGGTCTGCATGTGGCTATATTTAAGCTGGCAAAATCTTCAGAGGCTATTATTTTTAGGCACATGGCATTGCTATCCTGTGCAGggcaattgatttttttctttaacctgtGAGGATATTTCTGAAGGTCTTCTGGCTTAACAAATGGATATTTGAACCGATGATAGGATCTTAACAACTAGAAGGCTTGCTGAAATTTGAACACGCGGACATGTTTCATGTTAGATGTATTGATTTACTGACTTTGTGTGCATTCTTCACAGATTTGCTTGTACCCTACGCATGCTTTGCACATTAAGCAGTATTAGAAGTTTCTGATACTGTGGTTTTCTTCATCTCTACCTCAAGTTACAACATCTCGTAGGTAATTGCAAGGACGTTACGTGCTTATGCTTGTATCTTTTGCTGCTTGTATGTTCTAGTACAAGGAATTGAAACAACATTGATTACTTTGATTTTACTTCTCATACATTAAAAGCAAACATATTTGATGCTTCTATTGCAGGTTTGGGAGTTTTAATCTGTACAATTTAAAATGTCTTCTCCAAGCAAGAGGAGAGAGATGGATGTCATGAAGTTGTAAGTTTATCATTGTCATTTATGCATGCATATGAGATAATCAGCCTTTCCTTTTGATTTCTGTCTACATATAGTTAAAGATAGACTGActtaaaatgaaatcaaaggCATGGTTCAATGAGCTTTGGATGGATTTATAGTTTTGTGAGAAGTGCAACTATGGCGCCCAAGGCAAGTGCCTCCCTATTTTCTAGGAAAATATCAACAGCATTTTCATACTGTAATCTGTGTGGTTTTAGCTTAATCAGGTTGGCATGCACTGTTAGTGTTATGAGGGGAATATAATTGTTTATGTATAGGTTTAGGATATGGGGGTTTATGCTTAAAACTAATGGAGTAAGGATGTAGCTCTAGCACAGGCTTTTCCATACCATTGGCTCCAGTAGTACCTATTAAGGTTTGTGAATGGGAAAAGGCTCCGCAGTTTACCACCAGGATTGAGTTTGGTTGGTCCATGGTGTCTTTCACCATGGATGATATAAGATCCCATTTACTATTAATGATTGTGctaaagttgaatttttatttggtattcctgatggttttctttcttttttggcatATATTTGTTTGGATTATAGGCTTTTTATCTGACCAGCATAGTCTGTACAGCCATTTGCCTAGATTTGGATTTGCTGCATTACTTCTTGGAGTTATGGATAATTATTTCTTTGTGACATGTTTAACTGTTGGATTAATGCTGTACAGGATGATGAGTGATTACAATGTGGAGACTATAAATGATGGACTGAATGAATTTAATGTGGAGTTTCATGGTCCTAAAGAAAGTATTATCTCTTCTCTTTTGGTGTTTCTTTCTCCAATTTGATATAttagcttttctttttgtgtatCTACTTGGTACATGGTGCTTTAAAAATTGTACAGACAGGGGCAGGGTGTAGTCCATGTACAAGCATGCTGTTGTAAATCTATGAATGAACTCGGGAACATGATCTGTTTTACCACTGACAAAACAGTTTCTTGGTTTGTTGTATGGATTATTTGATTCCAGTAATGGAATGGAAATAACAATTGTTTTCATCTTTTGTCCACATGGATCTCTGGCATCCTTCAGTTATTGTTTTCCTTGTTTAAGTCTATTTAGTTTTGGGAGCTCGGGGAGCTTTCTTCCATTGTTAATtttgaatgagaaaaatatGAAGAGGTCATTTCATTTAGTTTCAGGACTTCATGATTGATGTCGACATGTTTGATGGCTTCTCACTAACTGAAGTACTGTAAACATTGAGATTAGGGTGACAGAATCTTATGGCATATTTATGTAAGACCTTGTTACCTATTGGAGTTTCCAATTTTAGTATTTATCTTTGTTCTCCTTTTACCTTGAGAATTCTGAGATGCATTTTTTCTCTTGCAAACCTCTATTGGCTGTTTCcagttttattcttttattcttgTGTTTTAGTAATGTCTTCTATTTTGTATTTCGTGTTTTCTTGCTGTGATGCATACAGGCCTTTATGAAGGTGGTGTCTGGAAAATCCATGTTGAGCTTCCTGATGCATATCCTTACAAGTCGCCTTCTATCGGGTTTGTGAACAAGATATTCCACCCAAATGTTGATGAACTGTAAGCAATGATCTTGCAACTGCTGTGTTGCAAAtagtttagattttatattGTTTCTAATTTTGTGGTCCTTCAGCTGACAtttgcaatatttttctttatcaataaCAGTTCTGGTTCTGTATGCTTGGATGTAATCAACCAGTCATGGAGTCCAATGTTTGGTAAGCATCATATATCACATTCTAAATAAAGCTATATATTGTTTGTTTAGATTGCACATTCTAGGTGGATGGTCCCCATGCATTGTTTTCTCATTGAATATGCACCATCCACATGATCTGTTTTTGTCGATTGTTTCCTTCAATCTTGACTTTCACCATAGTTACTCACATACATTGTCTTTGTTTCTGCAGatcttttaaatgtttttgaagttttcttgCCACAGCTCTTGATTTATCCAAATCCTTCAGACCCCCTCAATGGTGATGCAGCTTCATTGATGATGAAGGATAAAGAACAATATGATCAGAAAGTGAAAGGTGAAAGTTATccagaatcatttttttattgcccACCTGAAAATAAATCTAGATTGTAGAATCTTTTCATCCTTGTCTATTCAAGTATTCATTCATATTCAAGTTCAGGAAATTGAAATATACTGGGATTTTGGGTGATTAGCTATTCAAAAACACATAATTATAGTATCCAACGCATGATTGGGTTAGTTCCTCAATGATGGGACTCTATACAGCGTAACCATGAGTTTGCAAGCGTGTTTGCCATTCATGTGAAAAGGGAAGTCTTAGATCCAAGTGATTAAGTGATTGAAGGCATTGACAAGTGATCTATCTATAGGCCGCAAAGGAGCAGCCTATAGAATGAGAATACGTGACTTCACAACCTTTTATCCTCGAGTTTCTGGAAAAGGGTGTTTATAAGGTGGTAGTGGTGTTTTGTTGCATGACTGAACATGAACCGTGTGCCCATTATGTTGCCTAGGGACCTGTCTTCTGATATTTGTGATTAACTGAACTATTGGAATTGTCTGTAATTTAGCACTTATAAAAAGATCCTAGGCTAATGCTAGGATATAAGGTGAGGTCTTATCACACCAGGGCTGTTCAAGAGTCAGGCCCCAGCTTAGGAACAAGAGATGTAATTATTTTCAGTCTTATTTGTTGAGCAGAGTATTGTGAACGATATGCAAAAAAGGAGCATATTATGAACTCCACGGGCGAAGAGCTGAGTGACGAGGAGGATGTCAGTGATGAAGAAAGTGGATCCAGTGATGAGGAGGAAGATGAGATTGCTGGGCATGCAGACCCTTAATGTTGTGCAGCAGGGGTTTGATCATCTTTAAATTAAACCCCCTTGTAAGATTGGCAATGTACCTTTATTACATGTTGATCTTCACTGACGTTCCAGTCTACATCTACCATCAGTTTGCTTGATTAATCATTAATCATGTAGCTCAACTTTCCCAGAGTAAGAAAATAATTGGCAtgaattatttgatttgaaaacatgGACTCATATGGGAAATCGAAAGAGAAGTGATTACTTTCAGTATTTGCATGTTTGATTCTTTTAGTATAGGAATTGTAGAGAAAACATGGTTTAATTATGTAATTTGGACGGATTTGTGGTGCTAAAATGAGGTTTTTAGAAAGCTGATCTTCAACTAGGTAaagtcctcttctttttttttttttaacaaacaagaGTTTCAAACTctaaacttgtattttttggCATCTAGACCCATAATCTCATACAATCACCCTTTGTTTCCATATGTGATATAACTCTATGGATTAATAAGTAGCAAAactaagaaattttatttattaaaaaagttcaTAATAAGTGAATCATGTATCAAAATCAAGAGATTATGCAACTAGATCATAACTTAAGCAACAAAAATTATgcagcatgttttataattaagatggttaaaaattttaatccttaattttaccattttttcCCCATTACCTTGGTAATATATAACTTACACTTTTTTGTACATTATATTACTTGAAAgagtctttttttctctctctattttccCATAATTACATGTTCTATTTTCAAaatgaattataagaaaataaatgaataattaaatataaaatgaacacCTTTTGaccatttatttttagttagaGGGAACCtttgtaagaaaaagaaaaagtatacaacaaataatgaaattaaatgatggGTTCAAAGGTATAGTGAATACAGAAATGTAGAAAGAGTTTAGGGTCCATCTTAGCAACTTTCCAATTCCCTTTCCTTGACAAAAATAGGAATAACTAACGGTTCAAGTAATCGGttccttttatgttttaattcgGACTGCCTGCATTagattacataattttttttctttgataatggttgggatttcataatttaattgcCTTTTGCTCTCgggcattttttgttttttaaataacttagtttgttaaaagttttgaaaaagtaACATAGATTCAAAaggtatttgaaaaataacatagtttgaatattttttacatagCTACCATTTCAAATAATTGTTGTTTagtaaatgttttaaaatatcttcttttttttctagaaattaatttttttagtgaatatAAAGGCATTAAcctaactaaattaaatgagaagGAGTCAACTCAATGAGATCATAATACAAAATTATACGAAGATTCGTAAAAGGATATGCAATAATATAAGCCAATCTATCAAAATGACATTTTGCTTAGCCTAAAGTTGACGAGCCAATCATATGTAGCATTCCCTGCAAGTAAACATCACTAAATTATTGACGAGGCAATCATATACTTCAACATCCCACTCCTTATCCATCAATCTTCTTACCCTTATGACTAAATTAGAATTTGTATCAATCAGGGTCACTTTTTTCTGGATAAGCTTAATTGCAACTTCTGAATCTGACTCCAATATTAATCTTCTAATACCCAAAGACTAAACAATCTCCAATTCATAAATCATTGCCTCAACTCTTCTCTTAAAGATGAACACACTCCCACATTAACTGCAAAATCTGAAATCCATGCTCCCATACTGTCTCTCGAAACCTTCTGCACCCACCTCTCCTGGGTTACCCTACTATAACCTTCAACATTTAACTTTGCATACTCTAAAGATGGGTATTTCCATCCAACCTATTGAACCTGTTTATCTGCAACATACCCAACACATCCTTCAAATTTACAACCTTCATGTTTGTAGCTAATTTTCGAATGGCTAACACCATCTCAAAAGTccctcatctcttcttcaaacACTATATTATGTTAGCTTTTCCAAATAAGCCATACAACTGCTCCAAAGGTTACAGCCCAATCCCCTTCATAACTGTCGCTCTTACTTGAAGCCAGATTATCCACCAACCAAGTATACAAACTAGTTGTAAGGAAAACTTGTTgatctttaattttaagtttctaACCACCTGCTCCCAAATCTTCCTTGGAATTTGATAGTCCCTTAATGCATGTAAAATAGTTTCAACACTAGTGATGCAATGATGGCAACAAGGTCTTTATGCAATCCTTCACGCGTATCTTTTTATATTCATCAATATTGCATTGTGTCCACCTATCTACAAGAAAGTCCTAATTATTTCCATATCTTTCCACCTCCAAATCAATTTTCACAAAGGATCCTTATAATTTTGATTCTTCAGTTTATAATTCTGAAAAGAATAAGTCGAGCCTACTGTGAAAGAACCATTAGTCAAACCCCTGTAATACATATTATCTTTCCCCAATATACTGTTTAAAGGAGGATAATTCACGATTACCTAACTATTTGTACGGGTAGCAAATAAGCAAAAAACTCTCATCTCCATTGTTTGTTCTCCCCCATAATGTTCGAGACTGTAGCCTCCCTTAAATCCCATGAAATTTCCTGCCTCACATGATTGATAAGTGGTCTATAACTATTAAGCCAACCATCCCTCAAAAACCTAACACACACACCATTATTTACACTCCAACATACTTCCTTAGTAACATGATTCTAAACATCACTTATTACTTTCCACAAACTTGAATTTCTCTACTTAGCATTAACCTGAGGAACTCTCTCAAtagatttgatatattttcccCTCAATACTTTCACTTAAAGACTATCACTCTTAAACATCACTCTCTATGCCAGCTTCATCACAAAATACATTCATATGATGCATCTTTTTTAACCCTGATTCATCTTTAATTTTAGGTTTGCACATAGTCTTTCAATTTACAAGGTGTGCACTTTACCTCTACCTGCCTATGATCCCTAGATAAATTTCCTACATGTCTTCTTTGTATCATATCAAATTCCTTTTAGTAATAATGTTAATTGCATTGTATAGAGAGGAATAATTGTTATAACAGACTTACAAAGACTAATCTTTTTTGTTAGAGAGAGATTGTTTGCTTTCTAACCTGTTAGCTTCTTCTGCACCTTATCAATCAATTAACAATATGTATGTTTAGTGATTCGTTGGTGAAGAATAGGCA
The sequence above is drawn from the Populus alba chromosome 15, ASM523922v2, whole genome shotgun sequence genome and encodes:
- the LOC118051994 gene encoding ubiquitin-conjugating enzyme E2 5 isoform X1, translated to MSSPSKRREMDVMKLMMSDYNVETINDGLNEFNVEFHGPKESLYEGGVWKIHVELPDAYPYKSPSIGFVNKIFHPNVDELSGSVCLDVINQSWSPMFDLLNVFEVFLPQLLIYPNPSDPLNGDAASLMMKDKEQYDQKVKEYCERYAKKEHIMNSTGEELSDEEDVSDEESGSSDEEEDEIAGHADP
- the LOC118051994 gene encoding ubiquitin-conjugating enzyme E2 5 isoform X2; this encodes MAYLCLYEGGVWKIHVELPDAYPYKSPSIGFVNKIFHPNVDELSGSVCLDVINQSWSPMFDLLNVFEVFLPQLLIYPNPSDPLNGDAASLMMKDKEQYDQKVKEYCERYAKKEHIMNSTGEELSDEEDVSDEESGSSDEEEDEIAGHADP